The sequence below is a genomic window from Brooklawnia cerclae.
GGGGGCCGGCGTCCAGTACCCGTCTCACGGTGGTCAGTCCGGCGTCCTCGAGGGCCCCGATACGCAGTGCCTCGCGGGTGACCTCTTTCAGCCGGTCCACCGGCATCTCCGCCACGAGCCTGTCGGCCTCGGCCCGGCGCGCTGCGTCGCCCGCCTCGTGCGCGGCGGCTCCGAGCCGTTTCTCGTCGCGCAGAGCACCCTGGACGGTCTCGACGGCTCCGGGAAGGTCGATGAGGGTGAGGCCCGACAGCACCGTCGGCCGACGACCCGACCGGGACAGCGGCGGAGTGGTCGCGAGATGGGATATCAATCCCTTGAGGTCGGACGACGGCGCGTAAGGCTGGGGACGCAGGCGTTCGAGGGTGCCCGTGAGATCGGTCATCCGTCCCCACGCCTGGTACGCGGCCAGGAACTCCGCCGCCGACGCAGCCCTGGCACGGCGAGCGCGGCCGGAGACCAGGCGCCGTAGACCCAGCAACGCACCGGCGTCCCGGAGAGCCTGGGGCACCTGCGCACGGAGCTGGCGGACGTCGTCGGCATCGGCGCTCGACATGATGGGCAGAAGGGATGCGCGTTCCAGGTCGTTCAGCGCCGGGCCGGACCCGCAGGGGACGGCAAGCACACGCCAGGCGGTCCGCCCATCGCGTCCCACGTCGACCATGCCGCGCCGCAAACCGGACAGCGCACCTGAGGCGGCCGCCTCGATGCGCTCGCGCGCGGACAGGATCATCTCGGCCTGAGCGGCCCATCCCGCGATTTCGTCCATCGTGGCCTGGAGTTGAAAACGGTCGTCGCGGTTCATGATCCTGTTTTGTCGGTGGGTTTGTGCGAACACTACCAACACGGTGCGACCAGTCGCGTCTGCGTGTGACACAGTTCCTTCAAATTTTGCCCACGAGCGTAGCGACTAGGAAATATGTCTGCCCGGCGAGGCAATCAGACTGATTTCGAGGAACTCTGTCACGGCGAAGCGTCCCCACGAGCCGCGGGGACGGGCCAGACCGGTCGACACGAGTGGCAATCTGGGCTCATGAGTGCGACAGTTCCCGAGGACGGCGGAACCGCGGACGACGCGCTCCCCGTGCGGGGGCGTCTCGTCACGATCGTCTCGGTCGAACCGCGATCCTCCGCACTCGTGAGAATCTACGGAACCGTGTCCGGTCGCGACGTCCTCGACGAGTGGGCGTCCGCGAACATGACGATTCGGCTCGTCTTCCCCGCGTCGGCCCCTGGTTCGCACAACACGGACGACGGCCGGCCCCCGGACCGCGGGACCGGGCCGGTGTTCCCCTCGCGCGTCTTCACCATCGCGGACGTCGATCCCGGCAGCCGTCTCGTCGCGATCGATGTGGTGAAGCATCGCGAACCCTCGCCGGTCATGGCCTGGCTCAACCAGGTGCGTCCCGGCGACGTTCTCGGCGCGGCCGACCCGCGCCAGCACCGCCTGCCGGGGGTGGGAAGCCCGAGGATCCTGCTGGCCGACTCGTCGGCGCTGGCCGCCGTGTTCAGTATCCTGACCAGGCTCCCGGTGCCGGGGGCGACGTCTGTCATCGCCGCCGCACCCACCGACGAGGTCGATCTGTTCGCGGACGCGCTGAAGGAACGGATCGGCGATGTGGTGCCGCGTGACCTGTGTGTGGTCAGGGTGCCGATGATCGGAGACATGCCGCTGTCGGACGCTTTCGCGGGCCTGGCTGTGCCCTGTTCGGCGTCGGTGTGGGCGGCCGGCGAGCACGAGGACGTGCAGGCGGTGGGACGCAGATGCCGCGATGAGTTCGGCCTGCCTCCCGAGAGCATTCAGGTCTCGGGCTATTGGCGACGCGACCGCGACAGAGGCGTGCGGCCGGGCGTCCGGCACCGGCCGCATCGCGGTGGGTGAGTGGGCTCATGAACGCGATGAAGATGCCCGTGGGTTCGTCTCCTGGGCTCGTCCCGCAGCGGTCTCAGGCGTCCTGTGCGGGAGCCGTCGTCCCCATCGCGCGTCCCTGGTTCCAGTACGCCTGGGCGTGCAATCGGGGCTTGGTGAACCCGAACTCGTCACGCAGTCGTTTGCGCACATGCCTGAGCGACCCCGACTCACATGCCGCCCACGCATGCCAACCCCACCAGTCGCGTTCCTCCAGCGCCTCTGCCAGCGAGGTCTCGTCGTCCCGGGCCGTCCAGTGCAGCCGGAGGCTCGGATGCTCGACGAGGGGGATGGTCAGGTCGTCGTCGGTGTGCCTTTCGAGATACAACTCCACGGGGACGTCGGCCGGCACCGTGTGAAGGACGGTGTTGATCGCGGGGATGGACGCCGAGTCGCCGATGAGCAGGTATCCCTTCGGCAGCTCGTCGGGCAGGTCGAACCGGGACGAGCCCAGCGAGGTCACCGACAGCGCCATGCCCGGCCGGGCCTTCGTGGCCCACGACGACGCAGGACCGGCCGGTTCGTGCACGACGAAGTCGACCGCGAAGTCCCCGGTCTGTTCGTCGGCCTCGCTGAAGGTGTAGGCGCGCTGGTACTCGGCCGAGCCGCCGTGCGGGTCGGGGAACCACATGCGCAGCCAGGCCGTGGGGGCCGCCTCGACCTTCTCGAAGAGCGTGGGGGCGGTCATCCGGACGCGGACCACGTGTGGTGCGAGCGACTCGATGCCGGTCACCGTCGCCTTGTGGTCTCGGGCGCCGAAGACTCGCAGCACGGCTCCTTGGAATCCTCGTCCCATGGGAAGCTCCCTCGTCTGGTAGGTCCGCCTCGGATCGAACACGGAACAACTCTGACTTAGGGTTACCTAACTCAATCCGTTTCGTCAACCCTTCGGCGCCGGGGAAGCTCATGCGCGACATCGCACGCTGCTCCGCCCTGCCGATCGGGGCGTTCGCCCCAGAGGCCGCGCCGGTACTCGTCGCGGGGCTGCTGGCTCTCGCTGTGGCGGTGTTGGTGATCGATTCCGCCCGGGGCACCTGACCCGGGGCTCGGCGACGTCGCGTCGCAACGGGCTGCATCGTGCTCGCCCGGCCCGGGTCGGTGGGCGGGTGGGGCGTCCCCGTGACCGCATGCTACTGTGACGACAGCACGGGAGCCCCGGGAAGGGGCTGAGAGGGAGGTAGCTCCTCCGACCGGTGAACCTGATCTGGGTAATGCCAGCGAAGGGACGCAGATTCTCGCCATTTCCGATCCCGCGCATGCATGTGCGACCTGGGGATGGGAAGGCGATGTCTGCGCTCGACGACGGCGGGGAGGCCGAGGGCCTCGGACACGATCCGCAGCTGGACGTGGTGGCACCCGTCTGGCCGCGGTTGACGGTCGTGGAGGCCGACCGTGTGCTGGGGATGCTCGCGTCACCGCAACGGGCTACGCGGATCGTCTTCCACAGCAACCGGCCGACTGCCGCAGCCGCGCTGGTCGAGACTCCCTCGGGGCGTGTGTTCGTCAAGCGCTACGCCCCCGCGAGCATCGAGGTCGGCCAACTGGAGGCGACCCACGGTTTCGTGGACCATCTGGTGTCGCATGGGTTCCCCACGCCGCCGTTCCTGCGCTTCGCCGACGGGACGACGGCGTTTCGGACGGCGCAGGGTCTCTACGAGGTCTCGGCCGCCGCCCACGGTGAGGACCGTTACCGACAGGCCCACTCGTGGACGCCTCCGCGGCGGCCGGACGAGGCCCGCTCGTTCGGTGCGGCGTGCGCGCGGCTCGCGCTGGCGTCCGAGGGCTTCGACGCGCCCGCCCCGGCGCCGTCCGCCTTCCAGTCGCGGTGCGGGCTGTTCATGGCCGACCCGATCGACCGCTTGACGCAGTGGCTGGACGAGCGCCCGGCAGTGCGTGCGTACCTTTCCGAGACCGGCAAGGACCTCGCCACGGATGCCAGGATGCACGCGGACTATTCGTCACGGTTGGGCAGGTGGATCCCGGAGCTGGGGGCGAACTGGACGCACGGCGACCTCCACGTCTCGAACGCCATGTGGGAAGGCGACGAGGTACGCGAGGTCATCGACTTCGGGCTGGCCGATCGGGCTTTCGCCCTGTACGACCTCGCGGTCGCGATCGAGCGCAACGGGATCTGCTGGCTCGACATCATGAACGGCCACCACGACGCCTATCGCACCGACGTCATCGACGCCCTGATCGCGGGCTACGAGGGCGTACGTCCGCTTCACGAGGCGGAACGGGCCGCGCTGCCCGACCTCATGGCCGTGGTGCAGTCGGAGGCCGCTCTCAACTGGATCACCTATCAGTACGGGGTGCTGCACGATCTCGACTCCTGCGAGTGGAGCTATCGCGTGTTCTTCCAGGCCCACACGGCCTGGTTCGGCACCCGGGCGGGACGCGGATTCACGGCCTGGCTACGAGGCCGGCTCGGACGATGAGCGGTGCGAGCGATGAACAACCGGGGCGGGACGCGATCGGGCGTCCCCGAACACGGACGGTGGATGACCACCGAGGAGGGTCCAACCAGATGAAGAGGACGAAGAGGAACGGGGCTCGCCGGGTGGGTTCGGCGCTGATCGCGACGCTGCTTGCCGGAAGCCTGATCGGGTGTTCGAGTGGTGAACCGGCCACCGATGGATCACCGAATGCCTCGGGCGACCAGGCCGACGCGGTCAGCATCGTGCTCGACTGGACGCCCAACACGAACCACAGCGGAATCTTCGTGGCCGAGAAGCTGGGCTACTACGCCGACGCCGGCATCGAGCTGACCGTGCTTCCGTACTCCCAGGCCGGCGTGGAGAGCGTGCTCGCCTCCGGCGGGGCCGACTTCGGCATCTCCGGTGCCTCGTCGGTGACGCAGGCTGCCGCGCAGGGCGAGGACCTGCAGATGGTGCTGAACATCCAGCAGAAGTCGTCGGCGGGTATCGCCTACCGGGCGGACGACTCCCGCATCAGCCGGCCGAGCGACCTGGACGGGAAGCTCTTCGCCTCGTGGGGGGCCGCCGAGACCATCGCGGGCGTCAAGCAGATGATCGTCAACGACGGTGGCACCGGTGAGTTCGACGAGGTGACGCTCGGCACCAGCGCCTATCAGGCGGTCTACACCGGTGCAGCCGACTTCGCCCAGGGCCTGAGCACGTGGGAGGGCATCGAGGCCGAGCTGGCCGGTACCCCCGTCGACTTCTTCTTCCCCGGCGACTACGGCGTGACCGTGACCCCCGCCGAGATCGGCATTTCCGCCAGCAGGTCGTACCTCGCCGACAACCAGGACGTGGCACGGCGGTTCGTCCAAGCGACCCAGAAGGGCTACGAGTACGCCATGGACCATCCCGACGAGGCAGCCGACATCCTCGTCGAGGCGAATCCCGACGCCACCGTCGACCCCGAACTGGCCGGCAGGAGCCAGGAGATGCTCACCGACTACTGGCGGGACGCGCAGGGCGGCGTCGGCACCGCGGACGTCGAGGCGTGGCAGGAGTTCGTCGACTACCTGGCGTCCAGCGGGCTCCTCGTGGACGCCGAAGGCAAGCCGCTCGCCACCGCACCCCAGGTGGACGACCTGGTCACCAACGACTACCTCGCCTGAGACCGGGACCGGAGTTCACATGAGCGACGATCGGCGACCACGCCGGCCGGGACCCTCGACCGGCGCCAGGGCGCAGTGGCCCGGTGGCGCCCTGGCGGCCGTGGTGCTTCTGGGGGTCGTGATCGTGTGGCAGTTGGTCGTCACCGTCTTCGAGGTGAGACCTCGCGTCCTGCCGTCGCCCACGCGCATCGTCACCGCCGCGATGGCCGACCTGCCGAAACTGGGCAGGGCCGTGGGCGTCACCGCCACCGAAGCACTCACCGGCCTCGTGCTGGGCACGGTGATCGGCGTGGCGGTCGCCTACTGCCTGTTCGCCTCGTCGGTGCTCGAAAGAGCCCTGTATCCGGTGCTGGTGCTGTCGCAGGCGGTCCCGCTGATCGCGGTCGCGCCTCTGGTGATCATCTGGTTCGGCTTCGAGATGGGCTCGAAGGCCCTTGTCGTGGCCCTGTATGCGGTCTTCCCGGTCGCCGTGGCGCTCCTGCGGGGACTGAAACGGGTACCGCCGGCGCAGATCAGCGCCACGCGCACGCTGGGCGCCTCCAGGATGTGGATCCTGCTCAGCGTGCGCACCCCCCATGCGGCGACCCATTTCTTCTCCGGCCTGCGCATAGCCGCCACTTACGCGCCGGCGACGGCGGCGACTGCCGAGTTCCTCGGTGCTCGTGCGGGGTTGGGCGTCTACCTGCTCTCCGCGCAGGCGTCCTTCCGGACCGATCTCGTGTTCGCGGCCGCCGTCGCCCTGACCGCGCTCACCCTGCTGCTGTTCGGCGTCGTCGCGGCGCTGGAATGGCTGAGTGCGCCACGGCGCTTCCGGCGTGCGTCAGCACCATCACCACCCGGGGAGCCCGCGGAGCACCCCGCGACCCCGGCTCCCGCGGTTCGCACCGAGCGTCTGGCCCGCGACTTCGTCGCCGGGCGGACGCGGGTGGCCGCGCTGGACGGGGTGTCGCTCGAGATCGGCAGCGGCGAGTTCGTCGCGGTGGTGGGCCCCAGTGGGTGCGGGAAGACGACCCTGCTCAACATTCTTGCCGGTCTCGACGAACCGACCGCCGGACGAGTCCTCGTCGACGGCCGCCCGGTGCCGTC
It includes:
- a CDS encoding siderophore-interacting protein, translated to MSATVPEDGGTADDALPVRGRLVTIVSVEPRSSALVRIYGTVSGRDVLDEWASANMTIRLVFPASAPGSHNTDDGRPPDRGTGPVFPSRVFTIADVDPGSRLVAIDVVKHREPSPVMAWLNQVRPGDVLGAADPRQHRLPGVGSPRILLADSSALAAVFSILTRLPVPGATSVIAAAPTDEVDLFADALKERIGDVVPRDLCVVRVPMIGDMPLSDAFAGLAVPCSASVWAAGEHEDVQAVGRRCRDEFGLPPESIQVSGYWRRDRDRGVRPGVRHRPHRGG
- a CDS encoding siderophore-interacting protein, producing the protein MFDPRRTYQTRELPMGRGFQGAVLRVFGARDHKATVTGIESLAPHVVRVRMTAPTLFEKVEAAPTAWLRMWFPDPHGGSAEYQRAYTFSEADEQTGDFAVDFVVHEPAGPASSWATKARPGMALSVTSLGSSRFDLPDELPKGYLLIGDSASIPAINTVLHTVPADVPVELYLERHTDDDLTIPLVEHPSLRLHWTARDDETSLAEALEERDWWGWHAWAACESGSLRHVRKRLRDEFGFTKPRLHAQAYWNQGRAMGTTAPAQDA
- a CDS encoding phosphotransferase enzyme family protein yields the protein MSALDDGGEAEGLGHDPQLDVVAPVWPRLTVVEADRVLGMLASPQRATRIVFHSNRPTAAAALVETPSGRVFVKRYAPASIEVGQLEATHGFVDHLVSHGFPTPPFLRFADGTTAFRTAQGLYEVSAAAHGEDRYRQAHSWTPPRRPDEARSFGAACARLALASEGFDAPAPAPSAFQSRCGLFMADPIDRLTQWLDERPAVRAYLSETGKDLATDARMHADYSSRLGRWIPELGANWTHGDLHVSNAMWEGDEVREVIDFGLADRAFALYDLAVAIERNGICWLDIMNGHHDAYRTDVIDALIAGYEGVRPLHEAERAALPDLMAVVQSEAALNWITYQYGVLHDLDSCEWSYRVFFQAHTAWFGTRAGRGFTAWLRGRLGR
- a CDS encoding ABC transporter substrate-binding protein — protein: MKRTKRNGARRVGSALIATLLAGSLIGCSSGEPATDGSPNASGDQADAVSIVLDWTPNTNHSGIFVAEKLGYYADAGIELTVLPYSQAGVESVLASGGADFGISGASSVTQAAAQGEDLQMVLNIQQKSSAGIAYRADDSRISRPSDLDGKLFASWGAAETIAGVKQMIVNDGGTGEFDEVTLGTSAYQAVYTGAADFAQGLSTWEGIEAELAGTPVDFFFPGDYGVTVTPAEIGISASRSYLADNQDVARRFVQATQKGYEYAMDHPDEAADILVEANPDATVDPELAGRSQEMLTDYWRDAQGGVGTADVEAWQEFVDYLASSGLLVDAEGKPLATAPQVDDLVTNDYLA
- a CDS encoding ATP-binding cassette domain-containing protein, which gives rise to MSDDRRPRRPGPSTGARAQWPGGALAAVVLLGVVIVWQLVVTVFEVRPRVLPSPTRIVTAAMADLPKLGRAVGVTATEALTGLVLGTVIGVAVAYCLFASSVLERALYPVLVLSQAVPLIAVAPLVIIWFGFEMGSKALVVALYAVFPVAVALLRGLKRVPPAQISATRTLGASRMWILLSVRTPHAATHFFSGLRIAATYAPATAATAEFLGARAGLGVYLLSAQASFRTDLVFAAAVALTALTLLLFGVVAALEWLSAPRRFRRASAPSPPGEPAEHPATPAPAVRTERLARDFVAGRTRVAALDGVSLEIGSGEFVAVVGPSGCGKTTLLNILAGLDEPTAGRVLVDGRPVPSLLGVAAYMPQQDSLLPWRTAAGNVAVAAELSGRSRRSADDAARRSLTDFGLGEFTEALPEELSGGMRSRVAFIRTAATHRGLLLLDEPFAALDSITRSTLQTWLSAASVGRTSVLVTHDIGEAVFLADTVVVLSPRPGQVVGTVTVGFERPRSPALRRDERYFRLCAEVSSLLALPAGTDTNTPMERTNI